One window of the Sciurus carolinensis chromosome 8, mSciCar1.2, whole genome shotgun sequence genome contains the following:
- the Znf775 gene encoding zinc finger protein 775 isoform X1: MESGLPGDSTGDELVMKVKQEKPEWLLQTQAVLPEKDKENIFQQHQGLLPCQTMRRPRGLGTQEETGSPRWAPPTEPDGLLAGHAPGAAPGPLNSTLSAGEGHFVCVDCGKRFSWWSSLKIHQRTHTGEKPYLCGKCGKSFSQKPNLARHQRHHTGERPFCCPECARRFSQKQHLLKHQKTHSRPATHACPECERCFRHQVGLRIHQRAHARDRQGSRAGLHEMLREAAVRRACRLRPGTPRGRPEWAWLGLCQGWWGQSGARTSVPGPSGPGEQRQFICNECGKSFTWWSSLNIHQRIHTGERPYACPECGRRFSQKPNLTRHLRNHTGERPHPCLHCGRSFRQKQHLLKHLRTHLPGAQAALCPSCGQSCPSRAALRAHQRVHAAAERLSPGPGLPDGESGSEPQAEAPQDLAAQPRSPQRPQGGGPALWGRGRGGLAGPGEQRQFICNECGKSFSWWSALTIHQRIHTGERPYACPECGRRFSQKPNLTRHRRNHTGERPYQCSACGRGFRQKQHLLKHQRVHRGALLPHAGSQEEAL, encoded by the coding sequence GAGATGAGTTGGTGATGAAGGTCAAGCAGGAGAAGCCAGAGTGGCTGCTGCAGACACAGGCTGTGCTTCCAGAGAAGGACAAGGAAAACATTTTCCAGCAGCATCAGGGCCTCCTGCCATGCCAGACCATGAGGCGACCTCGGGGTCTGGGAACACAGGAAGAGACTGGGAGTCcaaggtgggctcctcccactgAGCCGGATGGGCTGCTGGCAGGCCACGCCCCCGGGGCCGCCCCGGGCCCTCTGAACTCCACACTTTCTGCTGGAGAGGGTCACTTTGTGTGCGTGGACTGCGGGAAGAGGTTCAGCTGGTGGTCGTCCCTGAAGATCCACCAGCGcacccacactggagagaagccgtATCTCTGTGGCAAATGTGGCAAGAGCTTCAGCCAGAAACCCAACCTGGCCCGCCACCAGCGGCACCACACGGGCGAGCGGCCTTTCTGCTGCCCGGAGTGTGCAAGGCGCTTTAGCCAGAAGCAGCACCTTCTCAAGCACCAGAAGACCCACTCTCGTCCCGCCACCCATGCATGTCCCGAGTGTGAACGTTGCTTCCGCCACCAGGTGGGCCTCCGTATCCACCAACGCGCACACGCCAGGGACCGCCAGGGCTCCCGCGCTGGCCTGCATGAAATGCTCCGGGAGGCCGCGGTGCGCCGGGCCTGTCGCCTGCGGCCTGGGACACCACGGGGCCGCCCAGAGTGGGCCTGGCTGGGGCTCTGCCAGGGCTGGTGGGGCCAGTCTGGGGCCCGGACCTCAGTCCCTGGCCCCTCGGGGCCCGGCGAACAGCGCCAGTTCATCTGCAATGAGTGCGGCAAGAGCTTCACCTGGTGGTCATCGCTGAACATCCACCAGCGCATCCACACGGGCGAGCGGCCCTACGCCTGCCCTGAGTGCGGCCGCCGCTTCAGCCAGAAGCCCAACCTGACGCGGCACTTGCGCAACCACACGGGCGAGCGGCCGCACCCGTGCCTGCACTGCGGCCGCAGCTTCCGCCAGAAGCAGCACCTGCTCAAGCACCTGCGCACGCACCTGCCGGGCGCACAGGCTGCGTTGTGCCCCAGCTGCGGGCAGAGCTGCCCGAGCCGAGCCGCGCTGCGGGCCCACCAGCGCGTGCACGCTGCTGCCGAGCGCCTGagccctgggcctggcctccCGGACGGGGAGTCGGGCTCCGAGCCACAAGCTGAGGCCCCCCAGGACTTGGCTGCGCAGCCCCGCAGTCCCCAGAGGCCACAGGGGGGTGGGCCCGCGCTGTGGGGCCGGGGACGTGGGGGCCTGGCGGGGCCCGGGGAGCAGCGCCAGTTCATCTGCAACGAGTGCGGCAAGAGCTTCTCGTGGTGGTCGGCGCTCACCATCCACCAGCGCATCCACACGGGCGAGCGGCCTTACGCGTGTCCCGAGTGCGGCCGCCGCTTCAGCCAGAAGCCCAACCTGACGCGGCACCGGCGCAACCACACCGGCGAGCGGCCCTATCAGTGCTCCGCCTGCGGCCGCGGCTTCCGCCAGAAGCAGCACTTGCTCAAGCACCAGCGCGTCCACCGCGGAGCTTTGTTGCCTCATGCGGGCTCCCAGGAGGAGGCGCTGTAG
- the Znf775 gene encoding zinc finger protein 775 isoform X2, whose product MKVKQEKPEWLLQTQAVLPEKDKENIFQQHQGLLPCQTMRRPRGLGTQEETGSPRWAPPTEPDGLLAGHAPGAAPGPLNSTLSAGEGHFVCVDCGKRFSWWSSLKIHQRTHTGEKPYLCGKCGKSFSQKPNLARHQRHHTGERPFCCPECARRFSQKQHLLKHQKTHSRPATHACPECERCFRHQVGLRIHQRAHARDRQGSRAGLHEMLREAAVRRACRLRPGTPRGRPEWAWLGLCQGWWGQSGARTSVPGPSGPGEQRQFICNECGKSFTWWSSLNIHQRIHTGERPYACPECGRRFSQKPNLTRHLRNHTGERPHPCLHCGRSFRQKQHLLKHLRTHLPGAQAALCPSCGQSCPSRAALRAHQRVHAAAERLSPGPGLPDGESGSEPQAEAPQDLAAQPRSPQRPQGGGPALWGRGRGGLAGPGEQRQFICNECGKSFSWWSALTIHQRIHTGERPYACPECGRRFSQKPNLTRHRRNHTGERPYQCSACGRGFRQKQHLLKHQRVHRGALLPHAGSQEEAL is encoded by the coding sequence ATGAAGGTCAAGCAGGAGAAGCCAGAGTGGCTGCTGCAGACACAGGCTGTGCTTCCAGAGAAGGACAAGGAAAACATTTTCCAGCAGCATCAGGGCCTCCTGCCATGCCAGACCATGAGGCGACCTCGGGGTCTGGGAACACAGGAAGAGACTGGGAGTCcaaggtgggctcctcccactgAGCCGGATGGGCTGCTGGCAGGCCACGCCCCCGGGGCCGCCCCGGGCCCTCTGAACTCCACACTTTCTGCTGGAGAGGGTCACTTTGTGTGCGTGGACTGCGGGAAGAGGTTCAGCTGGTGGTCGTCCCTGAAGATCCACCAGCGcacccacactggagagaagccgtATCTCTGTGGCAAATGTGGCAAGAGCTTCAGCCAGAAACCCAACCTGGCCCGCCACCAGCGGCACCACACGGGCGAGCGGCCTTTCTGCTGCCCGGAGTGTGCAAGGCGCTTTAGCCAGAAGCAGCACCTTCTCAAGCACCAGAAGACCCACTCTCGTCCCGCCACCCATGCATGTCCCGAGTGTGAACGTTGCTTCCGCCACCAGGTGGGCCTCCGTATCCACCAACGCGCACACGCCAGGGACCGCCAGGGCTCCCGCGCTGGCCTGCATGAAATGCTCCGGGAGGCCGCGGTGCGCCGGGCCTGTCGCCTGCGGCCTGGGACACCACGGGGCCGCCCAGAGTGGGCCTGGCTGGGGCTCTGCCAGGGCTGGTGGGGCCAGTCTGGGGCCCGGACCTCAGTCCCTGGCCCCTCGGGGCCCGGCGAACAGCGCCAGTTCATCTGCAATGAGTGCGGCAAGAGCTTCACCTGGTGGTCATCGCTGAACATCCACCAGCGCATCCACACGGGCGAGCGGCCCTACGCCTGCCCTGAGTGCGGCCGCCGCTTCAGCCAGAAGCCCAACCTGACGCGGCACTTGCGCAACCACACGGGCGAGCGGCCGCACCCGTGCCTGCACTGCGGCCGCAGCTTCCGCCAGAAGCAGCACCTGCTCAAGCACCTGCGCACGCACCTGCCGGGCGCACAGGCTGCGTTGTGCCCCAGCTGCGGGCAGAGCTGCCCGAGCCGAGCCGCGCTGCGGGCCCACCAGCGCGTGCACGCTGCTGCCGAGCGCCTGagccctgggcctggcctccCGGACGGGGAGTCGGGCTCCGAGCCACAAGCTGAGGCCCCCCAGGACTTGGCTGCGCAGCCCCGCAGTCCCCAGAGGCCACAGGGGGGTGGGCCCGCGCTGTGGGGCCGGGGACGTGGGGGCCTGGCGGGGCCCGGGGAGCAGCGCCAGTTCATCTGCAACGAGTGCGGCAAGAGCTTCTCGTGGTGGTCGGCGCTCACCATCCACCAGCGCATCCACACGGGCGAGCGGCCTTACGCGTGTCCCGAGTGCGGCCGCCGCTTCAGCCAGAAGCCCAACCTGACGCGGCACCGGCGCAACCACACCGGCGAGCGGCCCTATCAGTGCTCCGCCTGCGGCCGCGGCTTCCGCCAGAAGCAGCACTTGCTCAAGCACCAGCGCGTCCACCGCGGAGCTTTGTTGCCTCATGCGGGCTCCCAGGAGGAGGCGCTGTAG